The DNA segment TGCTGGGCACCCCGGCACAAAACCCGCAAACCCTGGCGCGCTGGCTGCAAGCCTCGCGCCTGGAGCTGGGTGGTATCGCCAGCCAGTTCATCGACTGGCGCCTGGACGGTGACGACGAACTGCCTTTGCTGGCCCTGCTGCTGGATGACCCGACAGAGGCGCAAGACCGCGCCCTGCATCGCCTGTACTGGTATGCCTGGGCGTTGCAGCGCGGTGAAGCCGAGCTGTTACGGCAGATCCTTGCGCAAACGCCCGGCGAAGATGCCCTCGACGCCTTGATCCTGGAAGGCTTCCAACGCCAGGCCGAGCAACAACTGCACTGGTTGCAACAGGCACCGGTGGTGCAGGCCCTGGTGCAGTTCTGCCAGCGTGAAGACCCTGCCGCGTCATTGCCCGAGGCACTCGCCACGCAACAGCTGCACCCGGCGTGCCGCGAGTGGCTGCGGCGCATGCGCAACTACGGCGCGCCAGCACTGCACAGCCTCAACCGCAACTTCGAGATGCGGCGCATGTTCACCGTCCCCTTCGCCCTGCAAACACAGGACAAACTCGCCGAGCGCGGCCTGTTGCTGCCGCCGATGCCGGATGGCGAAGCCGCCTGGAACTGGCATCGCCAGCAATTGTTCATGCTCGCCCTGCTCGAACACCCGACGCGCTGGCTGAGCTTGATACCGGCGCAGTTGCCCGGCCAACTGCACTACCCCGCCGAGCATCCATTCGCCCCGCTGCATGGCGTGCTGCTGCAAACCCTGGCCAGCCCAGACGGCAGCAACGGCCTGTTCGGCGCGCTGGACAGCGCCGATCCGGCACAAGCGCTAGTGGCCAACCAGATGCTGACCTTGCGCACCCTGCTCGACAGTGCCCAACTGCCCAGCGCCGCGCAGCTCTTGGCAAGCCTGGAAAACGAGCCCAACGTGCTCGACGACTACCCGCTGGGCAAACTGCTGTTCTGCGCGGTGCTCTATCACGACCGCAGCTTGGACGAGGAGCAACGCACGCGCCTGCGCAACCGCATCGAGGCGTTGTACATCGAGGACTACGGGTACGAGCCGCTGCGGCGCAATCTGGTCGAGGGCAAGACCAAGCATCCGCCGGCTGACCTGTTGCACAAGCAAGGCATCGCCAGCCGCCCATTCAACGATGCCCTGGATGCGCTGGACAGCCTGCTCAACCACTGCGCCCCGCCCAAGACCCGGTTGCTGCGCGCCCTGCAAAAAGCCAAGGACGACGCCGAGCTCGATCCAGGGCTGCGCTGCGCGATCATGGCCTTGCTGTCGTGGAGCGAGCGTATGCTGCGCAACGATCTCAAGCAGGCACCTGCGCCATTCTGGGCGGTGTGGAAGCTCAAAAGCCGGCTCAACCGCACAGGTTTTGCCTTGCACCTGGGCGCGATTGCGTTGTGCGGGAGCTTGATGCTGACCGCCCCCATGATCGTGGTGGTGATGGGGTTGCTGTTGGTCAGCGGCTTTCTCAGGCGCTTGCGTGACATTGGCCAAGGGGTGCCGGCGCTGCTGTTGCTGCTGGTGGTCAGCCGGGTGTTGCCGGTGTTGCCGCTGATGTTGCTGGGGCTGCCGGGAGACAAGCTGCCCAATCGTTATGGCCCGCCGCCGGGCAAGGCGCAGCAGCTGGACGGTGGGTTGCAGGCGACGTTGCGGCGTTTGAACGGTTGAACGATGAGCAGCGGGGGCCGCGTTGCGGCCCCAACACTGTCAATAGCGCAACTCATCCAACGCCTGGCTCAGTTGCTGGCGCTGGCGACTGATCTCCCCGGCCTGCTGCCCCGCCAACACGGTATTGAACGCATCCAGCCAACTGCCAATCAACTCCCGCTCTTCACCCAGGCTCTGCATCCACGCCCGCTCCAAACGCGCCAACAAGGTGCGATTGGGCAGCGCATCGCGCGGATGAATCTTCAACCGCGACAGCCGCTCATGGCTGGCCTGGCGCGCGGGTTCATCCAACCCGGTCGGGCTGCGGTCGATGCTGTGGCTGTGCTTCTGGCCGGTTTCCTGGAAGGTCACATCCACCTCCAACAAGCCATTGATGTCGTAGCTAAAACGCACATCCAGCGACTGAATCTGCCCGGTCTGCTGCAACGGGATCTCGAAACTGTCCACCAGAATATTGTCACGCACCCAAGGCCGCTCGCCCTGATACACAGCGATGCGCACCACTTTCTGCTCGGCATGGCTGCTATAGAAGCGCTCGACCCGCGAGGTCGGGATCACGGTATTGCGCTCGATGATCGGCGAAAACGCCCCGCTGTTCTCCCCGCCACGCTGGGCGGCGATGCCCAGGGTGTAGGGGCAGACATCGGTGAGAATCAGCTCATCGATAGCCTCGTCTCGCGCCTTGCACGCCGCCTGGCTGGCAGCGCCGAGGGCGACGATGGTGTCCGGATCCAGGTGCCGATACGGCAACCGGCCAAACAACTTGGCCACCAGCTGCTGCACCTGCGCCATGCGCGTCGCACCACCGACCAGTACCAGGCTGTCCAGCTCCTTGGGGCTCAAGCGGGCGTCACGCAGAGCCTGCTCGATCGGCGCACGCACCCGGGCCAGCAATGGCGCCCAGATCGCTTGCAGCTTGAGCTCATCGAGTTGCCATTGGCGCGGCTGTGCATCGCCGTTCCAGCTCAGGGTCCAGTTGCCCTCGCCCAATTCATGTTTGAACTGCTCGATGGCGTCATGCAGGCTGGCCAGCGCTTGCGGCTGCAGGTCGTCCAGCGTGAGATTCCAATCGCGCAAGCACGCCAGCAGCAAGGCATCGGTAAAGTCTTCGCCGCCCAGATAGTTGTCGCCGGTGGAGGCATGCACCTCGATCAGCGGCAGCGCGTACTCCAGCACGGTGACATCGAAGGTGCCGCCGCCCAGGTCGAACACCAGGGTGCGCTCGAATTTCTGCTCATGCAGCCCATAGGCCATTGCCGCAGCGGTCGGCTCGTTGATCAGCCGCTGTACCTTCAACCCGGCAAGCTCGGCGGCGAATACCGTGCGCTTGCGTTGCTCGTCGCTGAAGTAGGCGGGCACCGAAATCACCGCCTCGCTCACGGGGCAGCCCAGATAGGCTTCGGCATCTTGCTTGAGCGCGCCCAGGACCAGTGCCGACAGCTCTTCAGGGGTGAAGCGATGCTCGCCCAGCTCAAAGCGCTTGTCGCTGCCCATGAAACGCTTGAACGCGGCGGCCGTGCGCAGCGGATGGGTGGTCAAGCGCGCCTTGGCGGCCTTGCCGACGAGAATGCTGCCATCGTCATCGACGCTGACCACCGACGGCGTCAGCACTTCGCCCAAGGCGTTGGCGATCAGCCGCGCTTGCCCGTCTTGCCAGACGGCAATCAGGCTATTGGTGGTGCCCAAGTCGATGCCCAGCAATGGCGTGGCAACTGCGGGGGAGAGA comes from the Pseudomonas urmiensis genome and includes:
- a CDS encoding molecular chaperone HscC, producing the protein MQDASTSLSPAVATPLLGIDLGTTNSLIAVWQDGQARLIANALGEVLTPSVVSVDDDGSILVGKAAKARLTTHPLRTAAAFKRFMGSDKRFELGEHRFTPEELSALVLGALKQDAEAYLGCPVSEAVISVPAYFSDEQRKRTVFAAELAGLKVQRLINEPTAAAMAYGLHEQKFERTLVFDLGGGTFDVTVLEYALPLIEVHASTGDNYLGGEDFTDALLLACLRDWNLTLDDLQPQALASLHDAIEQFKHELGEGNWTLSWNGDAQPRQWQLDELKLQAIWAPLLARVRAPIEQALRDARLSPKELDSLVLVGGATRMAQVQQLVAKLFGRLPYRHLDPDTIVALGAASQAACKARDEAIDELILTDVCPYTLGIAAQRGGENSGAFSPIIERNTVIPTSRVERFYSSHAEQKVVRIAVYQGERPWVRDNILVDSFEIPLQQTGQIQSLDVRFSYDINGLLEVDVTFQETGQKHSHSIDRSPTGLDEPARQASHERLSRLKIHPRDALPNRTLLARLERAWMQSLGEERELIGSWLDAFNTVLAGQQAGEISRQRQQLSQALDELRY
- a CDS encoding J domain-containing protein, producing the protein MSCWIRLGLEPTQDLNSIRQAYRGLLPSHHPETDPQGFQALREAYEEALRLAREGESSAASEADAAAQDDTPHPALQAFHRLLEEPALRFDPVAWQEYIAELDELPLDDLEALSWRLLHELRNCGPISHRCVGLLAQRLGWAEQLLCLEDPHEVEAFLQRLEQPDPFDTGLMRDWPPAAQLEALWYFRSLEYCFQQRPLFEYAQFAQTHTCLAFPDDQGLIQRLLVQFSQAGVASQTLHALLLERQRQAPDDQDLLYLLACQADALGAKQQAMDCWLRLWREHRHPQAERWLIELCTQYQSQRLPLLIQAFDSVSQPVSWPEDLADPAQLLGTPAQNPQTLARWLQASRLELGGIASQFIDWRLDGDDELPLLALLLDDPTEAQDRALHRLYWYAWALQRGEAELLRQILAQTPGEDALDALILEGFQRQAEQQLHWLQQAPVVQALVQFCQREDPAASLPEALATQQLHPACREWLRRMRNYGAPALHSLNRNFEMRRMFTVPFALQTQDKLAERGLLLPPMPDGEAAWNWHRQQLFMLALLEHPTRWLSLIPAQLPGQLHYPAEHPFAPLHGVLLQTLASPDGSNGLFGALDSADPAQALVANQMLTLRTLLDSAQLPSAAQLLASLENEPNVLDDYPLGKLLFCAVLYHDRSLDEEQRTRLRNRIEALYIEDYGYEPLRRNLVEGKTKHPPADLLHKQGIASRPFNDALDALDSLLNHCAPPKTRLLRALQKAKDDAELDPGLRCAIMALLSWSERMLRNDLKQAPAPFWAVWKLKSRLNRTGFALHLGAIALCGSLMLTAPMIVVVMGLLLVSGFLRRLRDIGQGVPALLLLLVVSRVLPVLPLMLLGLPGDKLPNRYGPPPGKAQQLDGGLQATLRRLNG